In Chryseobacterium lactis, a single genomic region encodes these proteins:
- a CDS encoding glucosamine-6-phosphate isomerase, producing MENKNFSPVEQSFLNNISKNSQTNVPYIAVDNFPTLGMLTAFRFLEWASENPHGVISLPTGKTPEHFIYWTKHILENWDREDIFELRKKHQLVSPQKPSLADLHFVQIDEFYPIKSSQANSFYHYVNKYYIEGLGLKRENAILINCDEIPLADGKSFEEIFPDHKVDLELRYIEPRTPLEKLQKESVFLIDNWCSDYEQRIRKLGGIGFFLGGIGPDGHIAFNVKGSDPYSTTRLTATNFETQAVAAGDLGGIEISRERLVITIGLETITYNKDAVAIIFAAGEAKAPMIKNALELPPSNLYPASVLSKLPNSRFYITLGAASMLNDLTDDYYQSGSWSQEKTDKAVMLLTQKLNKYAEHLTLEDLQADEYTRLIPGLDENTVQSVITSIENKIKKATDQLTHEVFYHTGPHHDDISLGLLPYIHYQSRNETNESHYSVLTSGFTAVTNKFLTDILRDTLSFVEKGEVEMLNYPDFFEVGYQNKRDKDVYHYLINIASENAIERSRAVSHRMVRNIVELWNLKTKQELEEKIHNISSVIHSSYDGQNPEPKIQTLKGMIREYEEELVWAHFGVRTKNVSHLRLGFYTGAIFTEKPNRERDVYPILQQLKEINPTVISLAFDPEGSGPDTHYKVLQAIAAAVREWGKEKDLSQLKIWGYRNVWYQFNAADVTHIFPVSLNAMSTMDESFTNSYLSQVNASFPSYRYNGKFSHLSIQTWVEQLQAVQLILGKPYFYDNNSPRLRATHGLLFFKEMDVEEFLQSARELEQSTEGVF from the coding sequence ATGGAAAACAAAAACTTTAGTCCGGTAGAACAATCATTTTTAAACAACATTTCCAAAAACAGCCAAACCAATGTCCCCTATATCGCTGTGGACAACTTCCCTACTTTAGGAATGCTTACAGCCTTCAGGTTCCTGGAATGGGCGTCGGAAAATCCTCATGGAGTCATCAGTCTTCCCACAGGAAAAACTCCCGAACATTTTATCTACTGGACAAAGCATATCCTTGAAAACTGGGATAGAGAAGATATTTTTGAGCTTAGAAAAAAACATCAATTAGTATCTCCTCAGAAACCATCACTTGCTGATCTTCATTTCGTCCAGATCGATGAGTTTTATCCCATCAAATCCTCTCAGGCCAATAGCTTTTATCACTATGTGAACAAATATTATATTGAAGGATTAGGATTAAAAAGGGAAAATGCAATCCTGATCAATTGTGATGAAATTCCTCTTGCCGACGGGAAAAGCTTTGAAGAAATTTTCCCCGATCACAAAGTAGACCTTGAACTCAGATATATTGAACCCCGAACACCATTGGAAAAATTACAAAAAGAATCGGTTTTTCTGATCGATAACTGGTGCTCGGATTATGAGCAAAGAATTCGTAAACTGGGTGGTATCGGTTTCTTTTTGGGAGGAATCGGCCCTGACGGCCACATTGCTTTTAATGTTAAAGGTTCTGATCCGTATTCAACCACAAGATTAACGGCGACAAATTTTGAAACACAAGCCGTTGCAGCCGGAGATTTGGGGGGAATTGAAATTTCAAGAGAACGACTGGTAATCACCATCGGCCTCGAAACAATTACCTACAATAAAGATGCAGTAGCCATCATTTTTGCAGCAGGTGAAGCCAAAGCACCCATGATAAAAAATGCACTGGAACTTCCCCCGTCCAATTTATATCCAGCTTCCGTACTTTCCAAACTTCCGAACAGTAGATTTTATATTACACTGGGCGCTGCAAGCATGCTGAATGATTTAACTGATGATTATTACCAGTCAGGAAGCTGGTCACAGGAAAAAACAGATAAGGCTGTTATGCTTTTAACCCAGAAACTTAATAAATACGCTGAACATCTTACTTTGGAAGATCTTCAAGCCGATGAATATACCCGGTTAATTCCCGGTCTTGATGAGAATACAGTACAATCTGTAATTACTTCTATTGAAAACAAAATAAAAAAAGCAACGGATCAGCTTACCCATGAAGTTTTTTATCATACAGGTCCGCACCATGATGATATTTCGTTGGGACTTTTGCCTTACATTCATTACCAATCCCGTAATGAGACCAATGAATCCCATTATTCGGTTCTTACTTCGGGTTTCACAGCGGTGACCAATAAATTTTTAACCGATATTCTCCGTGACACCCTTTCATTTGTTGAAAAAGGAGAAGTCGAAATGCTTAATTATCCTGACTTTTTTGAAGTTGGATATCAGAATAAAAGAGATAAGGACGTTTACCATTACCTGATCAACATTGCCTCCGAAAATGCTATTGAAAGATCAAGAGCGGTATCCCACAGAATGGTAAGAAATATTGTAGAGCTTTGGAATTTAAAAACCAAACAGGAACTGGAAGAAAAAATTCACAATATCTCCTCTGTTATTCATTCCAGTTATGACGGGCAGAATCCTGAACCTAAAATTCAAACTTTAAAGGGCATGATCCGGGAGTACGAAGAAGAACTGGTTTGGGCTCATTTCGGGGTGAGAACGAAGAACGTTTCCCATCTGAGGCTCGGTTTTTATACCGGTGCTATTTTCACAGAAAAACCTAACAGGGAAAGAGATGTGTATCCGATATTACAACAATTGAAAGAGATCAATCCAACAGTCATAAGCTTAGCATTTGACCCGGAAGGAAGTGGTCCCGATACCCATTATAAAGTTCTGCAGGCTATTGCCGCCGCGGTAAGAGAATGGGGTAAAGAAAAAGATCTTTCACAGCTCAAAATATGGGGCTACAGAAATGTCTGGTATCAGTTCAATGCAGCTGATGTCACTCATATTTTCCCGGTATCCCTCAATGCGATGAGTACCATGGATGAAAGCTTTACCAACAGCTATTTGAGCCAGGTAAATGCATCGTTCCCAAGCTATAGGTATAACGGAAAGTTCAGTCACCTGTCTATTCAAACATGGGTAGAACAACTTCAGGCTGTCCAGTTGATATTAGGCAAACCGTATTTTTATGATAACAACAGTCCCCGCCTCCGTGCAACGCATGGATTGCTTTTCTTTAAAGAAATGGATGTGGAAGAATTTCTGCAATCTGCCCGGGAACTGGAGCAATCGACGGAAGGTGTATTTTAA
- the cobC gene encoding alpha-ribazole phosphatase family protein, with the protein MEIHLIRHTAVENPENLCYGFADMPLRQGYLEDFKSIDLDNDFDLVISSPASRCCLLAEYFKLTYKTDERIREMNFGNWELRKWSEIPEEEINPWYNDFVNIKASGGENLLEMQTRVLSFWNELIAEENNGKVLIITHAGVIRLILQTILKFPLENMFNIQIDYGKKVIVTVDDQLFSIKKINI; encoded by the coding sequence ATGGAAATTCATCTGATTCGTCATACCGCAGTAGAAAACCCGGAAAACCTGTGTTATGGTTTTGCTGATATGCCTTTGCGGCAAGGCTATCTCGAGGATTTTAAAAGCATAGATCTTGATAATGATTTCGATCTGGTGATTTCAAGTCCTGCAAGCCGCTGTTGCCTTTTGGCAGAATATTTTAAGCTTACCTATAAAACTGATGAAAGAATCCGGGAAATGAATTTCGGAAACTGGGAACTTAGAAAGTGGAGTGAAATTCCCGAAGAAGAAATCAATCCTTGGTATAATGATTTTGTTAATATAAAAGCTTCAGGTGGTGAAAATTTGCTCGAAATGCAGACCCGTGTGCTCAGTTTTTGGAATGAATTAATTGCAGAGGAGAATAATGGTAAAGTTTTGATCATTACCCATGCCGGAGTCATTCGCCTGATCCTTCAGACAATTCTGAAGTTTCCTCTTGAAAATATGTTCAATATCCAAATTGATTATGGAAAGAAAGTCATCGTAACGGTTGATGATCAGTTATTTTCAATTAAAAAAATAAATATTTAG
- a CDS encoding nucleotidyltransferase domain-containing protein: protein MTIQDLKTKNLILFEAVSGSRAFGLDTETSDTDIRGIYYLPKDDFFGLNYIPQISNETNDITYYEIGRFVELLQKNNPNILEVLASPEDSILHKDPVMDLLKLEDFLSKLCKDSFAGYAISQIKKAKGLNKKILNPIDKERKSILDFCFILEGQNSVELKKWLFEHKKIQKNCGLANIDHTKGMFALFYDESGTLGYKGVMHHEEANQVSVSSVPKSEKPVSYMFCNLDAYSVYCKDYREYWKWVAERNEDRYNVNQTHGQNYDSKNMMHTIRLLQSCEQIFKTNSLTIRVENREELLDIKAGNRSYENVMLMAENLIQSIEEYYCASHLPDYPDLEKTTKILIQIRKMLYDGHYK from the coding sequence ATGACCATACAAGATTTAAAAACTAAAAACCTTATCCTTTTTGAAGCTGTTTCGGGAAGCCGGGCATTTGGATTGGATACAGAAACCTCAGATACGGATATCCGTGGAATCTATTATCTGCCTAAAGATGATTTCTTTGGACTGAATTATATTCCTCAGATTTCGAATGAAACCAATGATATTACTTACTACGAAATCGGAAGGTTTGTAGAACTGCTTCAGAAAAACAATCCTAATATTCTGGAAGTTCTCGCAAGCCCGGAAGATTCTATCCTTCATAAAGATCCTGTAATGGATCTGTTGAAACTTGAAGATTTTTTGTCTAAACTGTGTAAAGACAGCTTTGCCGGCTATGCCATTTCTCAGATTAAAAAGGCCAAAGGTCTGAATAAAAAAATTTTAAACCCTATCGATAAAGAAAGAAAATCGATCCTTGATTTCTGTTTTATCCTTGAAGGGCAAAATTCTGTTGAGCTAAAAAAATGGCTTTTTGAGCATAAAAAAATTCAGAAAAACTGTGGATTAGCAAATATTGATCACACCAAGGGAATGTTTGCTTTATTTTATGATGAATCCGGGACTTTGGGATATAAAGGTGTTATGCATCATGAAGAAGCCAATCAGGTTTCTGTATCATCAGTTCCCAAAAGTGAAAAACCTGTCTCATATATGTTCTGCAACCTGGATGCTTACTCTGTTTATTGTAAAGATTACAGAGAATACTGGAAATGGGTCGCTGAGCGCAATGAAGACCGTTATAATGTGAATCAGACTCATGGACAAAATTATGACAGCAAGAATATGATGCACACTATCAGGCTGTTGCAATCCTGTGAGCAAATTTTTAAAACCAATTCTTTGACTATCCGTGTAGAAAACCGGGAAGAATTGTTAGATATTAAAGCCGGAAACCGGTCTTATGAAAATGTCATGCTTATGGCAGAAAACCTTATACAGTCAATAGAAGAGTATTATTGTGCTTCCCATCTTCCGGATTATCCCGATCTGGAAAAAACGACAAAAATCTTAATTCAGATAAGGAAAATGTTGTATGACGGTCATTACAAATAA
- a CDS encoding adenosylcobinamide-GDP ribazoletransferase — MKVIKNELIYFATALMFFTRIPVPFTVPYSSEIMNKSQKYFAWIGLVVGLINAVILYFSSQLFNLEIGIVLMMISSVLLTGAFHEDGFTDMCDSFGGGYGKEKILTIMKDSRVGAYGTIGIILLFALKFFSIQALGTIDIAKTLAIIILAHTSSRFISGTMIYTHQYVTDIDVSKSKPLANKPLDGTALVVGFLAVLVSFALIPDWRLILAFAMTYLGKIYMGWYFKKHIGGYTGDCLGSVQQVCEVLFYLGTMIVWKFI, encoded by the coding sequence ATGAAAGTTATTAAGAATGAACTAATATACTTTGCAACAGCACTCATGTTTTTCACGAGAATTCCGGTTCCGTTTACGGTTCCTTATTCGAGTGAGATCATGAACAAATCACAAAAATATTTTGCCTGGATCGGATTAGTGGTAGGTTTGATCAATGCTGTAATTCTGTATTTTTCTTCCCAGCTTTTTAACCTTGAAATAGGGATTGTACTGATGATGATCAGCAGTGTTTTACTCACAGGAGCTTTTCATGAGGACGGTTTCACGGATATGTGCGACAGCTTTGGAGGCGGCTACGGAAAGGAGAAGATTCTCACCATTATGAAGGACAGCAGAGTAGGTGCATATGGAACTATTGGGATTATCCTTTTGTTTGCTTTAAAATTCTTCAGCATTCAGGCGTTGGGAACGATTGATATTGCTAAAACGTTGGCCATCATTATCCTGGCGCACACTTCAAGCCGGTTTATTTCCGGAACAATGATTTATACCCATCAATATGTGACTGATATAGATGTAAGCAAATCCAAACCTTTGGCTAATAAACCATTGGATGGAACTGCTTTAGTGGTAGGTTTTCTGGCGGTATTGGTTTCATTTGCCCTGATTCCGGACTGGCGTCTGATACTGGCTTTTGCAATGACCTATTTAGGAAAAATATATATGGGCTGGTACTTTAAAAAGCACATCGGCGGCTATACCGGAGATTGTCTGGGCTCCGTACAGCAGGTTTGTGAAGTTTTGTTTTATCTGGGAACAATGATTGTATGGAAATTCATCTGA
- a CDS encoding nucleotidyltransferase domain-containing protein → MTTKILEKIKEVEAARGVEVLLAVESGSRAWGFASPDSDYDIRFIYRHEKDWYLSPWDKDETIEFMTEDDLDGSGWDLRKTFHLLLKSNAALLSWFYSPIVYKADTRFVELFRPLADACFSPVAVSYHYLSMSKKYLVACRTDDVKLKSYFYCLRTTLTGKWIIEKGTVPPVLFSELLVLVDDKTRTKIEDLIALKATKGEAYYHPNDWELFRFLEKTIAENEEKSKSLSAGKTDKNEMERVFREILNIK, encoded by the coding sequence ATGACAACAAAAATACTGGAAAAAATAAAAGAAGTTGAAGCAGCACGGGGCGTAGAAGTCCTTCTGGCTGTAGAATCGGGAAGCAGAGCATGGGGTTTTGCCTCTCCTGATAGTGATTATGATATACGTTTCATATACAGACATGAGAAAGACTGGTATCTCTCGCCATGGGATAAGGATGAAACAATAGAATTTATGACAGAAGATGATCTGGATGGCTCCGGATGGGATCTGAGGAAGACTTTTCACCTTTTGCTTAAATCGAATGCCGCATTATTGAGCTGGTTCTACTCTCCTATCGTTTATAAAGCAGATACAAGGTTTGTAGAATTGTTCAGGCCGTTGGCTGATGCATGCTTTTCTCCTGTGGCTGTTTCTTATCATTACCTAAGTATGAGTAAGAAATACCTGGTGGCCTGCAGAACTGATGACGTAAAATTAAAAAGTTATTTTTATTGTCTCCGAACTACATTGACGGGAAAATGGATCATAGAAAAAGGAACGGTACCTCCGGTATTGTTCAGTGAATTATTGGTTTTAGTAGATGATAAAACCAGAACAAAAATAGAAGATCTGATCGCTTTAAAAGCTACCAAAGGAGAAGCTTATTATCACCCAAACGATTGGGAACTATTCAGATTCCTTGAGAAAACAATCGCCGAAAATGAAGAAAAGTCGAAAAGTCTTTCAGCAGGAAAGACAGATAAAAACGAGATGGAAAGGGTTTTTAGAGAGATACTCAACATAAAATAA
- the cobT gene encoding nicotinate-nucleotide--dimethylbenzimidazole phosphoribosyltransferase, giving the protein MLTNELQHTIDFKTKPLGALGYLEHLAHKIGMVQKTTSPKLLNPHMVVFAADHGIATAGVSTYPPEVTYQMVMNFLSGGAAINVFCRQHHINIKIVDAGVNFDFPADLEVINKKVRKSSRNMLEEPAMTSEEYQQALENGKAVVNEIAKTDCNIIGFGEMGIGNTSASSLMMSQLFDLPIVSCIGRGTGLNDEQLQNKINILSAVIEKYSGIKDTDEIAQTFGGLEITQMIGAMEEAFRRNMLIMVDGFIATVAIATAWKKNPEILNNCIFCHVSDENAHHQLIGLLGQKALLHLNLRLGEGTGCALAYPIIQSAVNFLNEMSSFEDANVSNRE; this is encoded by the coding sequence ATGTTAACAAACGAATTACAGCATACAATTGATTTTAAGACCAAGCCTTTAGGTGCATTAGGATATCTTGAGCATTTAGCTCATAAAATAGGAATGGTTCAGAAGACAACCTCTCCAAAGTTATTGAATCCGCATATGGTTGTTTTTGCAGCTGATCACGGCATTGCAACCGCGGGAGTGAGTACCTATCCACCGGAAGTGACTTATCAGATGGTCATGAATTTTCTGAGTGGTGGAGCTGCCATCAATGTTTTTTGCAGACAACATCATATTAATATTAAAATTGTAGATGCCGGAGTTAATTTTGATTTTCCAGCAGACTTGGAGGTAATCAATAAAAAAGTCAGGAAATCCAGTCGTAATATGCTGGAAGAACCTGCCATGACTTCTGAAGAATATCAGCAAGCCCTGGAAAATGGAAAAGCTGTGGTCAATGAGATTGCAAAAACAGACTGCAATATTATTGGTTTTGGTGAAATGGGAATAGGAAATACTTCTGCCTCTTCACTGATGATGAGCCAATTGTTTGACCTGCCGATTGTAAGCTGCATCGGGCGAGGTACCGGTTTGAATGACGAGCAATTACAAAATAAAATCAATATTCTTTCTGCGGTAATTGAAAAATATTCAGGTATAAAAGATACTGATGAAATTGCCCAAACTTTTGGCGGATTGGAAATTACCCAGATGATCGGTGCTATGGAAGAAGCTTTCCGCCGGAATATGCTGATTATGGTGGATGGGTTTATTGCGACGGTTGCAATAGCTACAGCGTGGAAAAAGAATCCTGAAATTCTGAATAACTGTATTTTCTGTCATGTAAGTGATGAAAATGCCCATCATCAGCTGATCGGGCTATTGGGACAGAAAGCTTTACTCCATCTGAATTTACGTTTGGGAGAAGGAACGGGCTGTGCACTGGCATATCCGATTATTCAGAGTGCCGTCAACTTTCTGAATGAAATGTCAAGTTTTGAAGATGCTAACGTATCAAATAGAGAATAG